The following coding sequences lie in one Halorarum halophilum genomic window:
- a CDS encoding PAS domain S-box protein: MGTPGPTPETTLEAALEVFERQDEPCTPLTATEVAEELDCTRRTAHRKLEELSEQGELHSKKTGARSRIWWRSPPDRSADEPSRDGQPTDEQSTDAAVTETAAVPSVEGDQPVLEQFGAFVSAVEDYAIFMLDPDGVVVSWNEGARRIKGYEEGEIVGEHFTVFYEDTDVRRGIPANILKTAREEGRAEHEGWRVRADGSRFWANVTVTAVRDDDGSLAGFTKVTRDLTERRNYERALEEERDLLDQVLDTTPVGIMVRDADGNVTRANSGVAEILDITEEEVANHSVPDLPFFDEEGEPMSAEEHPYSEALATGERVPDRLCQIERPDGERRWLSMNAIPLTNDDGEVERVVTTGDDITELKERERQLRRERNQTEELLKTAPVSIAVQDADGETVLANRRAQQVLGLSEREIVEDTEITDDWAVTDADGTMLALDERPTARVLETGEPVYDEEIAIERPDGERIWFSINAAPVVGPEGDVDRVITTGKEITELKERTDELESELSEILGRISDAFYALDEEWRFTHVNDRAAELLQRSADELLGKSVWAEFPEAAAGEISDQYRRAMDTQESVTFETFFEPLDGWFELNAYPSETGLSVYFRDVTERKERERQLLESEQRYRTLIEHFPNGAVALVDGDLNYRTVGGTPLDVADVTVEELEGMPAEKVLPSKLADELVPRYEAALDGEFGTFELELGDRFFQFQVVPVRDDSGDVFAAMGMSQDVTERKRYERELERFRTIVETVNDGVYTVDGEGRFTMVNEAYAELTGYSREELVGSHVSLVIDDDVAASARELEGELLAGETDTAKIEAEIATADGGTVTAEATFAMLPDEEGDAERVGVVRDISERKAYERALEESERRYRTLVEHFPDGLVGLFDEDLRYTAAGGELVDKVGIDLEEAIGATVDERLPEDLLTEVEPYFRGALEGEESTFEVEYHDRHLQAHTLPVRNGNGEIFAGMLMVQDVTDRVEREREIEEQRERYRRLVDVAPVAIVTYDAGGEIQFANEATAELIGVDDTESLVGTPAIEYIHPDEREESTGRIRSMLEDRESVPPTERRIVTADGEVKHVLIASIPVTYGGEPAAQTVLVDVTERKEHERELEARARQQDVVSELGQRALENPSLADLFDEAVEAVADTLDTDYTKVLELQEDGEMLLRSGVGWREGLVGDATVGTGSDSQAGYTLDSTAPVVVDDLATESRFSGPDLLVEHDVSAGISTIIGPPGDPWGVLGTHDTDRTWFTAKDVSFVQSVANILTTAIERARYEEELNETVAELRESNQRLEQFAYIASHDLQEPLRMISNYLQLLEGRYADELDENARDFIDFAVDGAERMKEMINDLLAYSRVETEAEPLEPVDSGAAVSNALDDLRLQIEENDAEIDVGDLPTVVADRNQLEQVFQNLVSNAIKYRDDEPPRVEIDAERGDGEWVFRISDNGIGIDPAHVDRIFEVFKRLHTNEEYPGTGIGLALCEKIVERHGGRIWVESEEGEGATFWFTIPFGGQDED, encoded by the coding sequence ATGGGAACGCCGGGACCGACGCCGGAGACGACGCTGGAGGCCGCCCTGGAGGTGTTCGAACGGCAGGACGAACCGTGTACGCCGTTGACCGCCACGGAGGTCGCGGAGGAACTCGACTGTACGCGACGGACCGCCCACCGGAAACTGGAGGAGTTGAGCGAGCAGGGGGAGCTCCACAGCAAGAAGACGGGGGCGCGAAGTCGCATCTGGTGGCGATCGCCCCCCGACCGATCGGCGGACGAACCATCGCGGGACGGACAGCCGACGGACGAACAGTCGACCGACGCGGCGGTGACGGAGACCGCCGCCGTCCCGTCCGTCGAGGGGGACCAGCCGGTTCTGGAGCAGTTCGGCGCGTTCGTGAGCGCGGTCGAGGACTACGCCATCTTCATGCTCGACCCCGACGGCGTCGTCGTCAGCTGGAACGAGGGCGCCAGACGGATCAAGGGGTACGAGGAGGGGGAGATCGTCGGCGAGCACTTCACCGTCTTCTACGAGGACACCGACGTCAGGCGGGGCATCCCGGCGAACATCCTGAAGACCGCACGCGAGGAGGGCCGCGCCGAGCACGAGGGGTGGCGCGTGCGCGCCGACGGCTCTCGGTTCTGGGCGAACGTCACCGTCACCGCGGTCCGGGACGACGATGGCTCGCTCGCGGGGTTCACGAAGGTGACGCGCGACCTGACCGAGCGCCGGAACTACGAGCGGGCGCTCGAGGAGGAGCGCGACTTGCTGGACCAGGTTCTCGACACCACCCCGGTCGGCATCATGGTCCGCGACGCCGACGGTAACGTCACTCGCGCCAACAGCGGGGTCGCGGAGATCCTCGACATCACGGAGGAGGAAGTCGCGAACCACTCGGTCCCCGACCTCCCGTTCTTCGACGAGGAGGGCGAGCCGATGAGCGCCGAGGAGCACCCCTACTCGGAGGCGCTCGCCACCGGGGAGCGGGTGCCGGACCGGCTGTGCCAGATCGAACGGCCGGACGGGGAGCGGCGGTGGCTCTCGATGAACGCCATCCCGCTCACGAACGACGACGGCGAGGTCGAGCGGGTCGTCACCACCGGCGACGACATCACCGAGTTGAAGGAACGGGAGCGCCAGCTCCGCCGGGAGCGGAACCAGACGGAGGAACTGCTGAAGACCGCCCCCGTCTCCATCGCCGTCCAGGACGCGGACGGCGAGACCGTCCTCGCGAACCGTCGGGCACAGCAGGTCCTGGGGCTCAGCGAACGGGAGATCGTCGAGGATACCGAGATCACCGACGACTGGGCCGTCACCGACGCCGACGGGACGATGTTGGCCCTCGACGAGCGCCCGACCGCCCGGGTACTCGAGACGGGCGAACCGGTCTACGACGAGGAGATCGCGATCGAGCGGCCGGACGGCGAACGGATCTGGTTCTCCATCAACGCCGCGCCGGTGGTCGGGCCGGAGGGCGACGTGGACCGCGTGATCACCACGGGGAAGGAGATCACCGAGCTCAAGGAGCGAACGGACGAGCTCGAGAGCGAGCTGAGCGAGATCCTCGGCCGGATCTCGGACGCGTTCTACGCGCTGGACGAGGAGTGGCGGTTCACCCACGTCAACGATCGGGCCGCGGAGCTCCTCCAGCGCTCCGCGGACGAGTTGCTCGGGAAGTCCGTCTGGGCGGAGTTCCCGGAGGCCGCGGCGGGGGAGATCAGCGACCAGTACCGGCGGGCGATGGACACCCAGGAGTCGGTCACCTTCGAGACGTTCTTCGAGCCGCTCGACGGATGGTTCGAGCTGAACGCCTATCCCTCGGAGACGGGCCTGTCGGTGTACTTCCGGGACGTGACCGAGCGGAAGGAGCGCGAGCGCCAGCTCCTGGAGTCCGAGCAGCGGTACCGGACGCTCATCGAGCACTTCCCCAACGGCGCCGTCGCCCTCGTCGACGGGGACCTGAACTACCGGACCGTCGGCGGCACCCCCCTCGACGTGGCGGACGTCACGGTCGAGGAGCTCGAGGGGATGCCGGCGGAGAAGGTCCTGCCGTCGAAACTCGCCGACGAACTCGTCCCGCGCTACGAGGCGGCACTCGACGGGGAGTTCGGCACGTTCGAGCTCGAACTCGGCGACCGGTTCTTCCAGTTCCAGGTCGTCCCCGTCCGGGACGATTCCGGCGACGTCTTCGCCGCGATGGGGATGTCCCAGGACGTCACCGAACGGAAGCGGTACGAGCGTGAGCTGGAGCGCTTCCGCACCATCGTCGAGACCGTCAACGACGGCGTCTACACCGTCGACGGCGAGGGGCGATTCACGATGGTCAACGAGGCGTACGCCGAGCTGACGGGGTACTCGCGCGAGGAACTCGTCGGCTCCCACGTCTCGCTCGTCATCGACGACGACGTGGCGGCGTCGGCCCGCGAACTCGAGGGCGAACTGCTCGCGGGCGAGACGGATACCGCCAAGATCGAGGCGGAGATCGCGACCGCCGACGGGGGGACGGTCACCGCGGAGGCGACGTTCGCCATGCTCCCCGACGAGGAGGGGGACGCGGAACGCGTCGGCGTCGTCCGGGACATCAGCGAGCGGAAGGCGTACGAGCGCGCGCTCGAGGAGAGCGAGCGCCGGTACCGGACGCTCGTCGAGCACTTCCCCGACGGCCTCGTCGGCCTGTTCGACGAGGACCTGCGCTACACGGCCGCGGGCGGCGAACTCGTCGACAAGGTGGGCATCGACCTGGAGGAGGCCATCGGGGCCACCGTCGACGAGCGCCTCCCGGAGGACCTCCTCACCGAGGTCGAGCCGTACTTCCGCGGGGCCCTCGAGGGCGAGGAGTCCACCTTCGAGGTGGAGTACCACGACCGCCACCTGCAGGCGCACACGCTCCCCGTACGGAACGGTAACGGCGAGATCTTCGCGGGGATGCTGATGGTGCAGGACGTCACCGACCGCGTCGAGCGCGAGCGCGAGATCGAGGAACAGCGCGAACGCTACCGCCGGCTGGTCGACGTCGCGCCGGTCGCCATCGTCACGTACGACGCCGGGGGCGAGATCCAGTTCGCCAACGAGGCCACGGCCGAGTTGATCGGCGTCGACGACACCGAGTCGCTGGTGGGGACGCCCGCGATCGAGTACATCCACCCCGACGAGCGCGAGGAGTCGACGGGGCGCATCCGATCGATGCTGGAGGACCGCGAGTCGGTCCCGCCGACGGAGCGGCGGATCGTCACCGCCGACGGCGAGGTCAAGCACGTACTCATCGCCAGTATCCCCGTCACCTACGGCGGCGAACCGGCGGCACAGACCGTCCTCGTCGACGTCACCGAGCGGAAGGAGCACGAGCGGGAACTCGAGGCCCGCGCGCGCCAGCAGGACGTCGTGTCCGAACTGGGCCAGCGCGCGCTCGAGAACCCCTCGCTCGCCGACCTGTTCGACGAGGCGGTCGAGGCGGTCGCCGACACCCTCGACACCGACTACACGAAGGTGCTCGAGTTGCAGGAGGACGGCGAGATGCTGTTGCGCTCCGGGGTCGGCTGGCGCGAGGGGCTAGTCGGCGACGCCACGGTCGGGACCGGGAGCGACTCGCAGGCGGGGTACACGCTGGACTCGACGGCGCCGGTCGTCGTCGACGACCTCGCGACGGAGTCCCGGTTCAGCGGCCCGGATCTGCTCGTCGAGCACGACGTGTCGGCCGGCATCAGCACGATCATCGGGCCGCCGGGGGACCCGTGGGGGGTCCTCGGCACCCACGACACCGACCGGACCTGGTTCACCGCAAAGGACGTCAGCTTCGTCCAGAGCGTCGCGAACATCCTGACGACCGCCATCGAGCGCGCGCGGTACGAGGAGGAACTGAACGAGACGGTCGCCGAACTCCGCGAGTCGAACCAGCGGCTCGAACAGTTCGCCTACATCGCCTCCCACGACCTGCAGGAGCCGCTGCGGATGATCTCGAACTACCTCCAGCTGCTGGAGGGGCGGTACGCGGACGAACTCGACGAGAACGCCCGCGACTTCATCGACTTCGCCGTCGACGGCGCCGAGCGCATGAAGGAGATGATCAACGACCTGCTCGCGTACTCACGCGTCGAGACGGAGGCCGAACCGCTGGAACCCGTCGACAGCGGGGCGGCGGTCTCGAACGCCCTCGACGACCTCCGCCTGCAGATCGAGGAGAACGACGCGGAGATCGATGTGGGCGACCTGCCGACGGTGGTCGCGGACCGCAACCAGCTCGAGCAGGTGTTCCAGAACCTCGTCTCGAACGCGATCAAGTACCGGGACGATGAGCCCCCGCGGGTCGAGATCGACGCCGAACGCGGGGACGGCGAGTGGGTGTTCCGGATCTCGGACAACGGCATCGGCATCGACCCGGCGCACGTCGACCGCATCTTCGAGGTGTTCAAACGGCTCCACACGAACGAGGAGTACCCCGGGACGGGCATCGGGCTCGCGCTGTGCGAGAAGATCGTCGAACGCCACGGGGGGCGCATCTGGGTCGAGTCCGAGGAGGGGGAAGGGGCGACCTTTTGGTTTACCATCCCGTTCGGAGGACAAGATGAGGACTGA
- a CDS encoding response regulator, translated as MTGQTSCEPVDILLVEDNPGDVRLTKEAFTGARINNTMHVVTDGEAALDFLHQRGEHESAPRPKLVLLDLNLPKVDGLEVLEAVKDDPDLTSIPVIILTSSEAEEDIVRSYELHTNAYLTKPINPDEFMELVRSFEQFWFTLVRLPDPVE; from the coding sequence ATGACCGGGCAGACGTCGTGTGAACCCGTCGACATCCTCCTCGTCGAGGACAACCCCGGCGACGTGCGACTCACCAAGGAGGCGTTCACCGGGGCCCGCATCAACAACACGATGCACGTCGTCACCGACGGCGAAGCCGCGCTCGACTTCCTCCACCAGCGCGGGGAGCACGAGTCGGCCCCCCGGCCGAAACTGGTGCTCCTCGACCTGAACCTCCCGAAGGTGGACGGTCTCGAGGTGCTCGAAGCGGTGAAGGACGACCCCGACCTCACGTCGATCCCGGTGATCATCCTGACGAGTTCGGAGGCCGAGGAGGACATCGTGCGGAGCTACGAACTGCACACGAACGCGTACCTCACGAAGCCGATCAACCCCGACGAGTTCATGGAGCTCGTCAGATCGTTCGAGCAGTTCTGGTTCACGCTGGTCCGGCTTCCGGACCCGGTGGAGTGA